One genomic region from Clostridium saccharobutylicum DSM 13864 encodes:
- a CDS encoding aminotransferase class I/II-fold pyridoxal phosphate-dependent enzyme, producing MKLPLLEELLKYHDEKNLLLSMPGNKCGSAFLGNEIGEEFVKRLGFLDITEVDPLDNLHCPEGVIKEAQELLAKTYNAKKAYFLVNGSSSGNLAAIFSAFNEGDEILVERNCHKSIYNGLILRKLKVKYIEPIIDNENGVFLPPNRENIYKALSCCKNVKGIILTYPNYFGITYDIEEIILDLKKKGLKTIIDCAHGAHFGINKRLPKSVSSLGDYVVLSAHKTLPALTQGSYLLGNEENSMLEFYLKTFMTTSPSYLIMGSLDYARYYLDNYGDKNYEKLIDRAEIWKEKMESTCKVHILNKFDLNKQYKDKRNNKFEQYDIDLSRYVLILPEGYSGHKFLDYLRSKKIQAEMSFSRGVVLILSPVNTDDDFYKIYKAILDLDIENIAGDSGSKYYNTIPEKKFEPHEVFSLDSELCEVDKCKNKIAKESIIPYPPGIPLICPGEIISEEAIDIIKDYIVNKRSIIGVENNEISVVKLV from the coding sequence TTGAAGTTACCATTGTTAGAAGAATTACTTAAATATCATGATGAAAAAAATTTACTTCTTTCAATGCCAGGAAATAAATGTGGAAGCGCATTTTTAGGAAATGAAATTGGAGAAGAGTTTGTTAAAAGATTAGGCTTTTTAGATATAACAGAAGTTGATCCCCTAGATAATCTACATTGTCCAGAAGGTGTTATAAAAGAAGCACAAGAATTGTTGGCTAAAACTTACAATGCTAAAAAAGCATATTTTTTAGTTAATGGAAGTTCTTCAGGAAACTTGGCAGCGATATTTTCAGCTTTTAATGAAGGGGATGAGATTTTAGTTGAAAGAAATTGTCATAAATCAATCTATAATGGACTTATCTTAAGAAAATTAAAAGTTAAGTATATTGAGCCTATTATTGATAACGAAAATGGAGTTTTTCTTCCACCTAATAGAGAAAATATATATAAAGCATTAAGCTGTTGTAAGAATGTAAAAGGGATTATATTAACTTATCCAAACTATTTTGGAATTACATATGATATTGAAGAAATAATATTGGATTTAAAGAAAAAAGGATTAAAAACAATTATTGATTGCGCTCATGGAGCTCATTTTGGAATAAATAAGAGATTGCCAAAATCAGTTTCAAGTTTAGGGGATTATGTGGTTTTAAGTGCACATAAAACTTTACCAGCTTTAACACAGGGGTCATACCTTTTAGGTAATGAAGAAAATAGCATGTTAGAATTTTATTTAAAAACTTTTATGACAACATCACCATCGTATTTAATAATGGGATCATTAGATTATGCTAGATATTATTTGGATAATTACGGTGATAAAAATTATGAAAAGTTAATAGATAGAGCAGAAATTTGGAAAGAGAAAATGGAATCTACATGCAAGGTTCATATATTAAATAAATTCGATTTAAATAAACAATATAAGGATAAGAGAAATAATAAATTTGAACAATATGATATTGATTTGTCTAGATATGTATTAATATTGCCAGAAGGTTATAGCGGACATAAATTTCTTGATTATCTAAGAAGTAAAAAAATACAAGCAGAAATGAGTTTTTCAAGAGGTGTTGTTTTGATATTATCTCCTGTTAATACAGATGATGATTTTTATAAGATATACAAAGCAATATTAGATTTAGATATAGAGAATATAGCTGGAGATTCAGGGTCAAAATATTATAATACTATTCCAGAAAAGAAATTTGAGCCGCATGAAGTGTTTAGTTTAGATAGTGAATTGTGTGAAGTTGATAAATGCAAAAATAAAATTGCAAAAGAATCAATAATTCCATATCCACCAGGAATACCTTTAATATGTCCAGGTGAAATTATATCAGAAGAAGCGATAGATATAATAAAGGATTATATTGTAAATAAAAGAAGTATAATAGGTGTGGAAAATAACGAAATAAGTGTAGTAAAATTAGTTTAG